In Legionella lytica, one genomic interval encodes:
- the lipB gene encoding lipoyl(octanoyl) transferase LipB — protein MQVRQLGIQNYSDVWLQMKEFTLNRDAQTRDELWLLEHHAVYTQGQAGKPEHILNPAAIPVVQSDRGGQVTYHGPGQLVAYVLMDINRINLGVRTLVSQLEQTLISVLGHYDIEAGIRCGAPGVYVKDQKIASIGLRVKNGCTYHGIALNVDMDLKPFLGINPCGFAKMEMTQISHFYPQVSLEDVNQQFTQYFLQQFSQ, from the coding sequence ATGCAAGTACGACAGCTTGGTATTCAAAACTATAGTGATGTTTGGCTCCAGATGAAAGAGTTCACGTTAAATCGTGATGCTCAAACTCGCGATGAGCTTTGGCTATTGGAACATCATGCTGTCTATACCCAAGGTCAGGCGGGAAAGCCTGAACACATTTTAAATCCCGCCGCCATACCAGTCGTTCAATCCGATCGAGGCGGGCAAGTAACCTATCATGGCCCAGGGCAGTTAGTTGCTTACGTTTTAATGGATATAAACAGAATAAACCTAGGCGTGCGAACCTTAGTTTCTCAATTGGAACAGACCTTAATATCTGTCTTAGGTCACTATGATATTGAAGCAGGCATTCGTTGTGGTGCCCCTGGTGTTTATGTCAAAGATCAAAAAATTGCCTCGATTGGTTTACGAGTCAAAAATGGATGTACCTATCATGGAATTGCACTGAATGTTGATATGGATTTAAAACCATTCTTAGGAATTAACCCTTGTGGATTTGCTAAAATGGAAATGACGCAAATCAGTCATTTTTATCCACAAGTATCATTAGAAGACGTTAATCAACAATTCACGCAATATTTTCTACAACAATTTAGCCAATGA
- a CDS encoding HP0495 family protein has product MTKTTLIEFPCHFPIKIMGKNSPKFLEEIREITLKHFPEIEQEKITHKPSKENNFLAITVVVYAENQAMLDAFYQDVTKHPDIKMVL; this is encoded by the coding sequence ATGACTAAAACAACATTAATCGAATTTCCCTGTCATTTTCCTATAAAAATAATGGGGAAAAACTCCCCAAAATTTCTTGAAGAAATTAGGGAAATAACGCTAAAACATTTTCCAGAAATTGAGCAAGAGAAAATTACTCATAAGCCCAGTAAGGAAAATAATTTTTTAGCAATTACGGTAGTTGTTTATGCAGAAAACCAGGCGATGCTTGATGCCTTCTATCAAGACGTGACAAAGCATCCTGATATTAAAATGGTTCTATAA